The following proteins come from a genomic window of Deinococcus sp. KSM4-11:
- a CDS encoding SDR family NAD(P)-dependent oxidoreductase: MTQTMLPTPSSQASSRPLVAVTGADGFIGSHLTEELVQAGYRVRAMAIYNSQGSYGWLDRVGPEVMQHVEVQLGDVRDAGSVRALMQGAQTVYHLAALIAIPYSYVAPRSYVETNITGTLNVLEAARDLGTGRVVHTSTSEVYGTARSVPIHESHPLQGQSPYSATKIGADKLAEAYFLSFGLPVVTLRPFNTYGPRQSARAVIPTIISQVAAGQRSIRLGDLRPTRDFNYVADTARAFRAVGEAGPEVLGRTLNAGSGREITVGDTVRLIGQVMGADLEVTQEDIRLRPEGSEVMRLLADHTELHTLTGWAPQLTLEEGLRRTAEWFTDPVNLARYRVGEYTI, encoded by the coding sequence ATGACCCAGACCATGCTGCCCACCCCGTCTTCTCAGGCCTCGTCCCGCCCGCTGGTCGCCGTGACCGGCGCCGACGGCTTCATCGGCTCGCACCTGACCGAGGAACTCGTGCAGGCCGGCTACCGCGTCCGGGCCATGGCCATCTACAACTCGCAGGGCTCGTACGGCTGGCTCGACCGGGTCGGCCCCGAAGTCATGCAGCACGTGGAGGTGCAGCTCGGCGATGTCCGCGACGCCGGCAGCGTGCGGGCGCTGATGCAGGGCGCGCAGACGGTGTACCACCTGGCCGCCCTGATCGCCATTCCGTACTCGTACGTGGCCCCGCGCTCCTACGTCGAGACGAACATCACCGGCACGCTGAACGTGCTGGAAGCCGCCCGCGACCTCGGAACCGGAAGGGTCGTGCACACCAGCACCAGCGAGGTCTACGGCACCGCCCGCAGCGTGCCCATCCACGAATCGCATCCCCTGCAGGGCCAGTCGCCGTACTCCGCCACCAAGATCGGCGCGGACAAGCTCGCCGAGGCCTACTTCCTGAGCTTCGGCCTGCCGGTCGTGACACTGCGGCCCTTCAACACCTATGGACCGCGCCAGTCCGCGCGCGCCGTGATTCCCACCATCATCAGCCAGGTGGCGGCCGGGCAGCGCAGCATCCGCCTGGGCGACCTGCGCCCCACGCGGGACTTCAACTACGTCGCGGACACCGCCCGCGCCTTCCGCGCGGTGGGCGAGGCCGGGCCCGAGGTGCTGGGCCGCACCCTGAACGCCGGCTCCGGCCGCGAGATCACGGTGGGCGACACCGTCCGCCTGATCGGTCAGGTCATGGGCGCCGACCTGGAGGTCACGCAGGAGGACATCCGCCTGCGCCCCGAGGGCAGCGAGGTCATGCGCCTGCTCGCCGATCACACCGAACTCCACACCCTGACCGGCTGGGCGCCGCAACTCACGCTGGAAGAGGGCCTGCGCCGCACCGCCGAGTGGTTCACGGACCCCGTCAACCTGGCCCGCTACCGGGTCGGGGAGTACACCATCTGA
- a CDS encoding nucleotidyltransferase family protein, whose amino-acid sequence MHAVILAGGKGTRLRPYTTCVPKPLVPIGDTYSILEIVLHQLQSRGFHSVTLAIGHMGHLIRAFVGDGSRYGLSVDYTDEVTPLGTIGPVLQVLDRLPEHFLIMNGDVLTNLDYGSFLTRHMQGSAPVTVATYRREVRSEFGVLDVDDSGQQIVAFREKPTVPFQVSMGVYAMTRDTLRRYAPGQVLGFDTLMLDLLGAGQRPGSDLFGGYWLDIGRPEDYDTANEQWADMAPILLPHLYFSDLSAAD is encoded by the coding sequence ATGCACGCCGTCATTCTCGCCGGAGGCAAAGGTACCCGCCTGCGCCCGTACACCACCTGCGTTCCCAAGCCCCTCGTGCCGATCGGCGATACCTACTCCATCCTGGAAATCGTCCTGCACCAGCTCCAGTCACGCGGCTTCCACTCGGTCACGCTGGCCATCGGGCACATGGGCCACCTGATCCGCGCCTTCGTCGGCGACGGCAGCCGCTACGGCCTGAGCGTGGACTACACCGACGAGGTCACGCCCCTGGGCACCATCGGCCCGGTACTGCAGGTGCTCGACCGCCTGCCCGAACACTTCCTGATCATGAACGGCGACGTCCTGACGAACCTCGACTACGGCTCCTTCCTGACCCGCCACATGCAGGGGAGCGCGCCGGTCACCGTCGCCACGTACCGCCGCGAGGTTCGCAGCGAATTCGGCGTGCTCGACGTGGACGACAGCGGGCAACAGATCGTCGCCTTCCGCGAGAAGCCCACCGTGCCCTTCCAGGTGAGCATGGGCGTGTACGCCATGACCCGCGACACCCTGCGCCGCTACGCGCCGGGCCAGGTGCTGGGCTTCGACACCCTGATGCTCGACCTGCTCGGCGCCGGGCAGCGGCCCGGCAGTGACCTGTTCGGCGGTTACTGGCTCGACATCGGCAGGCCCGAGGATTACGACACGGCCAACGAGCAGTGGGCCGACATGGCGCCCATCCTGCTCCCGCACCTGTACTTCAGCGACCTGAGCGCCGCCGACTGA
- the pelF gene encoding GT4 family glycosyltransferase PelF has product MTPVLLSPAFSNASLRVALYTEGTYPQSHGGVSVWVDQLVRGLGDHAFDVRAITGVPYPRPAMELPANVRAVAVPLWGEAPRSGGRQPDWAHRVSDAFAALIGALCDLNQAAFAVALRTFAALGRSGGFTAVLDSPRMTRMLLETWSAASARQRPGRERSAPRLPTPSVADALDVQTWLEHALRPLCTPAPEAEVGHAVSNGFAGMLALNGLWTHGTPFVLTEHGVYMRERYLEFRRAPYSPGFKGMLLRFYRLLTTTVYQGAALVLPGSQYNRRWEERLGTHPDKIHCVYNGIDPEIFPVAEDEPSQPVVSWVGRIDPLKDIETLIRAFDLVRRQRPTARLRLFGGVPAGNEGYAQACETLTDQLNLREHVTFEGRVADITDAYRAGQIVALTSVSEGFPYSVIEAMAMGRPPVATRVGGVPEAVGDAGLIVRPRDVMGVASALGRLLDDAPLRSRLGRAARERVMELFTLDGCLVAYRRAYPTAMAGSAG; this is encoded by the coding sequence ATGACCCCTGTTCTGCTTTCTCCTGCCTTTAGCAACGCCAGCCTGCGGGTGGCCCTCTACACCGAGGGCACCTACCCGCAGTCGCACGGCGGCGTGAGCGTGTGGGTGGATCAGCTGGTTCGGGGCCTGGGCGATCACGCCTTCGACGTGCGGGCCATTACGGGTGTGCCCTACCCCCGGCCCGCCATGGAGCTGCCGGCCAACGTCCGGGCCGTCGCCGTGCCGCTGTGGGGCGAAGCCCCGCGATCCGGGGGCCGTCAGCCGGACTGGGCCCACCGGGTCTCGGACGCCTTCGCGGCGCTGATCGGCGCGCTGTGCGACCTGAACCAGGCGGCCTTCGCGGTCGCCCTGCGCACCTTCGCGGCGCTGGGACGCTCGGGCGGATTTACGGCCGTACTGGACTCGCCCCGCATGACCCGGATGCTGCTGGAGACCTGGAGTGCCGCCTCCGCCCGGCAGCGCCCGGGCCGGGAGCGCAGCGCTCCCCGCCTGCCCACCCCCAGCGTGGCCGACGCCCTGGACGTGCAGACCTGGCTGGAACACGCGCTGCGCCCCCTGTGCACGCCCGCCCCCGAGGCCGAGGTCGGCCACGCCGTCAGCAACGGCTTCGCCGGCATGCTGGCCCTGAACGGCCTGTGGACGCATGGCACGCCGTTTGTCCTCACCGAACACGGGGTGTACATGCGCGAACGCTACCTGGAATTCCGGCGCGCTCCGTATTCGCCGGGCTTCAAGGGCATGCTGCTGCGCTTTTACCGCCTGCTCACCACCACCGTCTACCAGGGAGCGGCCCTGGTGCTGCCTGGCTCGCAGTACAACCGCCGCTGGGAGGAACGCCTGGGCACGCATCCGGACAAGATCCACTGCGTGTACAACGGCATCGACCCGGAGATCTTCCCGGTCGCAGAGGATGAACCGAGCCAGCCGGTGGTGAGCTGGGTGGGCCGCATCGATCCCCTCAAGGACATCGAGACCCTGATCCGCGCCTTCGACCTGGTGCGCCGGCAGCGGCCCACGGCGCGTTTACGCCTGTTCGGGGGCGTGCCTGCCGGCAATGAGGGCTACGCCCAGGCCTGCGAGACCCTGACGGATCAATTGAACCTGCGCGAGCACGTCACCTTCGAGGGACGCGTGGCTGACATCACCGACGCGTACCGGGCCGGGCAGATCGTGGCGCTGACCAGCGTCAGCGAGGGCTTTCCGTACAGCGTGATCGAGGCCATGGCCATGGGTCGCCCCCCGGTCGCCACGCGCGTCGGGGGCGTGCCGGAGGCGGTCGGAGACGCCGGTCTGATCGTCCGGCCCCGCGACGTCATGGGGGTCGCCAGCGCCCTGGGCCGGCTCCTCGACGACGCGCCCCTGCGCTCCCGCCTGGGCCGTGCTGCCCGCGAGCGCGTGATGGAACTGTTTACCCTCGACGGCTGCCTGGTCGCCTACCGACGGGCGTATCCCACCGCCATGGCCGGGAGCGCGGGATGA
- a CDS encoding NAD(P)-dependent oxidoreductase — MATRADHDRPTLLLGTTGFLGQHVASALRAAGRAVRPVRGVNLAALDASAWDDLLGDADGVINAAGRTAGPLSDLTQANVQVLAGVLDACGRAGVPLVHFASAAEYGRTPEQHAAAETDPAIPLSAYGASKLAGTVLLQEAVRSGRVQACALRLTNPLGQGMNAGSLPGRAAALLQDAARRGHAELRFGPLGAQRDFVDARDVARAALHVLDHLHHAGQPGPALPDVINVGSGEARAVRDVVQGLAELTDYRGVLLEDAPGSPRSGDVPYQRADLNRLHATGFTAQHDFRSSLSALLGPVHAT; from the coding sequence ATGGCGACCCGCGCGGATCACGACCGCCCCACCCTGCTGCTCGGCACGACCGGCTTTCTCGGCCAGCATGTGGCCTCCGCGCTGCGCGCCGCAGGCCGCGCCGTGCGCCCGGTGCGCGGCGTGAACCTCGCGGCCCTGGACGCCAGCGCCTGGGACGACCTGCTTGGTGACGCGGACGGCGTGATCAATGCGGCCGGGCGCACCGCCGGCCCGCTCAGCGACCTCACCCAGGCCAACGTGCAGGTGCTCGCCGGAGTCCTTGACGCCTGTGGGCGTGCCGGCGTTCCACTGGTGCACTTCGCCTCGGCCGCCGAGTACGGCCGCACCCCGGAGCAGCACGCCGCCGCCGAGACCGACCCGGCCATCCCCCTCTCGGCCTACGGGGCGAGCAAGCTGGCGGGCACAGTCCTCCTTCAGGAAGCGGTGCGCTCCGGTCGGGTGCAGGCCTGCGCGCTGAGGCTCACCAATCCCCTGGGGCAGGGCATGAACGCCGGCAGTCTGCCCGGCCGCGCCGCCGCGCTGCTCCAGGACGCCGCCCGCCGCGGGCACGCGGAACTGCGCTTCGGGCCGCTCGGCGCGCAGCGGGACTTCGTGGATGCCCGCGACGTGGCCCGCGCCGCCCTGCACGTCCTCGACCACCTGCACCACGCTGGCCAGCCCGGCCCGGCGCTGCCCGACGTCATCAACGTCGGCAGCGGCGAGGCCAGGGCCGTGCGGGACGTCGTGCAGGGCCTCGCGGAGCTCACCGACTACCGGGGCGTGCTGCTCGAGGACGCGCCCGGCAGCCCCCGCAGCGGCGACGTGCCGTACCAGCGGGCCGACCTGAACCGCCTGCACGCCACGGGCTTCACCGCCCAGCACGACTTCCGAAGCAGCCTGAGTGCCCTGTTGGGCCCCGTTCACGCCACCTGA